DNA sequence from the Sinorhizobium alkalisoli genome:
CCGCGGTTGCAGGCGAACGGCACGGGCCAATGGCTGATGCACCAAGTGCTTGCCGATTGCCAAGGGCGCGCCCTCAGGCTCAATTCGACCCGGGCCGCGCGTCGTCTCTACGATTCGATCGGATTCCAGCCGATCAAGACCGTGTATCAGTGCCAGGGTGTCGTCCATCTGCCGGCGGAAACCGCGATGGTTCCGGAGGGGACGACCGTTAGGCCGCTGGGCGCCGCAGACCTCCCAGCCGTGGTTGAACTGGATGCGCGAGCCTTCGGCGTCGCGCGCGACGTTTTGATCGGGAAACTCTTCCCACAGTCCGTCGGTTACGGATTGTTTCGCGACGGAGCGCTCGCCGCATTTGCACTCTGCCGCCCCTTCGGACGTGGACATGTTGTCGGCCCGGTCGTCGCTGCAGACGACGCCGAAGCCATCGCCGTCGTTCGTCCGCACGTCCTTCATCACGCGGGAAGCTTCCTGCGGCTCGATACCCATCGCGAGGGCGGTGCCTTTGCCGGGTTTCTCGCCCGTGTGGGAATGTCGGTATTCGATACCGTCCTCACCATGTCTCTGGCGCGAGAGGGCGTCGAGGAGAAACCCGCCGCGACCGAAGGGACGGTCACCTACGGTTTGGTGAGTCAGGCGCTCGGCTGAGTCTGCAGATCAGCAGGAAAATGGAGCCTACGGACGCTGCACGCCGCTGCGATTGAGCGTGATCATGTAGACGCTCGTCGTGGCCGTCATGAAGAGCTGGTGTTTTGCGCGGCCGCCGAAGCAGAGATTGGAAACGAGCTCCGGCACCAGTACTTTGCCCATCAGCTGGCCGTCGGGGGCAATGCAATGCACGCCGTCGGCGGCGGACGACCAGAGGTTGCCTTCGCTGTCGAGGCGGAAGCCGTCGGCACAACCTGGCGCGATCGCGTGAAAGACCTCGCCGCCGGAGAGGCTTCCATCGGCACGGACGTCGAAGATGCGGATATACTGGGGGTCGGACGAGAACATTCGGCCGGTGTCGGCGACATAAAGCCGGCTCTCGTCAGGGCTGAATGCGAGTCCGTTCGGGCAGGCGAAATCGGTGAGGACCGCGTCGATGGCGCCGGAAGGCCGTACGCGGTAGACGTAACAGGGGAGCTCCTGTTCGGCCCGGAAACCTTCATAGTCCGTCATGATGCCGTAATGCGGGTCGGTGAACCAGATTGAGCCATCGGAGGTCACCACCACATCATTGGGTGAGTTCAACCGCTTTCCTTCGTAGGCATCGGCGACTACCGTAATCGAGCCGTCATGCTCGGTGCGCGTCACCCGCCGCGTGCCGTGCTCGCAGGTGATGAGCCTGCCCTCCCGGTCGCGCGTATTGCCGTTGGCATAGTTGGAGGGGCTCCTGAATGTCGAGATGCCGGCGTCCGGAATCCAGCGCAGGATACGGTTGTTCGGAATGTCGGAGAAGAGCAGGCAGCCGGCATCGCCGAACCAGACCGGCCCCTCGACCCAGTCGAAGCCGGTTGCGATCTGCTTGAGTGGCGCATTGCCCATGACGAATGATCGGAAACGATCGTCGACCACCTCGAAGAACGACATCTGGGCTTCCTCCTTTTCAGACCGCCTGTCGCGATTGCG
Encoded proteins:
- a CDS encoding SMP-30/gluconolactonase/LRE family protein, whose translation is MSFFEVVDDRFRSFVMGNAPLKQIATGFDWVEGPVWFGDAGCLLFSDIPNNRILRWIPDAGISTFRSPSNYANGNTRDREGRLITCEHGTRRVTRTEHDGSITVVADAYEGKRLNSPNDVVVTSDGSIWFTDPHYGIMTDYEGFRAEQELPCYVYRVRPSGAIDAVLTDFACPNGLAFSPDESRLYVADTGRMFSSDPQYIRIFDVRADGSLSGGEVFHAIAPGCADGFRLDSEGNLWSSAADGVHCIAPDGQLMGKVLVPELVSNLCFGGRAKHQLFMTATTSVYMITLNRSGVQRP
- a CDS encoding GNAT family N-acetyltransferase; amino-acid sequence: MGGHVSDSKVIDSFELRIEDVDSVDIEQLHALSISVGWPLRAEDLKFLREFGRGYVALDEIGRVAGSAMWFPHGEGFATVGMVITSPRLQANGTGQWLMHQVLADCQGRALRLNSTRAARRLYDSIGFQPIKTVYQCQGVVHLPAETAMVPEGTTVRPLGAADLPAVVELDARAFGVARDVLIGKLFPQSVGYGLFRDGALAAFALCRPFGRGHVVGPVVAADDAEAIAVVRPHVLHHAGSFLRLDTHREGGAFAGFLARVGMSVFDTVLTMSLAREGVEEKPAATEGTVTYGLVSQALG